A genomic window from Sanguibacter antarcticus includes:
- a CDS encoding ABC transporter ATP-binding protein, with protein MLLRANKRPLAVVVSLHTVAALAGLAGPLLLGGLVDAVSEGTTSAYVDRVVLTLVAAVLVQTVLIRFAQRNAMIFGETVFADLREDFLATVTELPLSTVERSGTGDLLGRTTNDIDRIQHTVRFGVPRILVATVTITLTVVAALFTAPLVAFAMLVGVPIFLVIGRWYLRRAAPAYQRESASYATLNGTITESVEGTRTVDALGLGERRRERVRANLREAFAAESRTLNLRTVLIPGMDSAFVIAPIAVLLWGAFLISHGTVTIGAVTTVVLYSMQLIGPIWELIFWLDEAQVATTSLARIVGVGLVARDREAGDRTPGDEHIVATGVEYAYRPGHNVLHGIDLDIAVGERLAVVGPSGAGKSTLGRMLAGIHPPTGGSVKVGGVPLVELPLEGLRRHVALVTQEHHVFVGTIAENLQLADATADDAALLAALEAVDARTWVEALDAGLATEVGSGGFVLTPAQAQQVALARLVLLDPHTLVLDEATSLLDPRAARHLERSLNAVLSGRTVVAIAHRLHTAHDADRVAVVDGGRITEIGSHDELVAADGDYARLWHSWQQA; from the coding sequence ATGCTCCTGCGCGCGAACAAGCGGCCCCTCGCTGTGGTGGTCAGCCTCCACACCGTGGCCGCGCTCGCCGGCCTCGCGGGTCCGCTGCTCCTCGGCGGGCTGGTCGACGCCGTCTCCGAGGGCACCACGTCCGCCTACGTCGATCGCGTGGTGCTCACCCTCGTCGCCGCTGTCCTCGTCCAGACGGTGCTCATCCGCTTCGCGCAGCGCAACGCAATGATCTTCGGCGAGACCGTCTTCGCCGACCTCCGTGAGGACTTCCTCGCGACGGTCACCGAGCTCCCCCTGTCGACCGTCGAGCGCTCCGGCACCGGAGACCTCCTCGGGCGCACGACGAACGACATCGACCGGATCCAGCACACCGTGCGCTTCGGTGTGCCACGGATCCTCGTCGCGACGGTGACGATCACGCTGACAGTCGTCGCAGCGCTCTTCACAGCACCGCTCGTCGCGTTCGCCATGCTCGTCGGGGTACCGATCTTCCTGGTCATCGGCCGCTGGTACCTCCGACGCGCGGCACCGGCCTACCAGCGCGAGTCGGCCTCGTACGCGACGCTCAACGGGACGATCACCGAGTCTGTCGAAGGCACCCGGACGGTCGACGCCCTCGGGCTCGGCGAACGCCGGCGCGAGCGGGTGCGCGCGAACCTGCGCGAGGCGTTCGCCGCGGAGAGCCGCACCCTGAACCTGCGCACCGTCCTCATCCCCGGGATGGACAGCGCCTTCGTCATCGCGCCCATCGCCGTGCTCCTGTGGGGGGCCTTCCTCATCTCCCACGGCACGGTCACCATCGGTGCGGTGACCACGGTCGTGCTCTACTCGATGCAGCTCATCGGCCCCATCTGGGAGCTGATCTTCTGGCTCGACGAGGCACAGGTCGCCACGACGTCGCTGGCTCGGATCGTCGGGGTCGGGCTCGTCGCCCGCGACCGCGAGGCAGGCGACCGCACGCCGGGCGACGAGCACATCGTCGCCACCGGCGTCGAGTACGCCTACCGGCCTGGCCACAACGTCCTCCACGGCATCGACCTCGATATCGCGGTGGGTGAGCGGCTCGCCGTCGTCGGCCCCTCGGGCGCCGGGAAGTCGACGCTCGGACGCATGCTCGCCGGCATCCACCCGCCCACCGGCGGCTCCGTCAAGGTGGGCGGCGTCCCGCTCGTCGAGCTGCCGCTCGAAGGTCTGCGCCGTCACGTCGCCCTCGTGACACAGGAGCACCACGTGTTTGTCGGGACCATCGCGGAGAACCTCCAGCTCGCCGACGCGACGGCGGACGACGCCGCGCTCCTCGCAGCGCTGGAAGCGGTCGACGCCCGCACGTGGGTCGAGGCCCTCGACGCAGGCCTCGCGACCGAGGTGGGGTCGGGCGGGTTCGTGCTCACGCCTGCGCAGGCGCAGCAGGTCGCGCTCGCTCGGCTCGTCCTCCTCGACCCGCACACCCTCGTCCTCGACGAGGCCACCTCGCTCCTCGACCCACGGGCGGCACGCCACCTGGAGCGCTCGCTCAACGCGGTCCTGTCCGGGCGCACGGTCGTCGCGATCGCGCACCGGCTGCACACGGCGCACGACGCCGACCGTGTCGCGGTCGTCGACGGCGGTCGGATCACCGAGATCGGATCGCACGACGAGCTCGTGGCCGCCGACGGCGACTACGCCCGGCTCTGGCACAGCTGGCAGCAGGCCTGA
- a CDS encoding DUF3817 domain-containing protein, which yields MTSPSTPDAPTTPGDVGDGSAPGSGAAARAAREKIIVAGEGALKRYRFMAYVTGVMLLLLCVEMVLVYGLRIGPDAKRFIAWIPFAHGWIYVVYLITVVDLWSKMRWAFGRLVVMVLGGVVPVMSFVVEKRVHADADAKIAAARAA from the coding sequence ATGACATCACCTTCGACGCCCGACGCCCCGACCACGCCCGGAGACGTCGGCGACGGTTCCGCGCCCGGCTCGGGCGCAGCGGCCCGCGCCGCACGGGAGAAGATCATCGTGGCGGGGGAGGGTGCGCTCAAGCGCTACCGCTTCATGGCCTATGTGACCGGAGTCATGCTCTTGCTGCTGTGCGTGGAGATGGTCCTCGTCTACGGCCTGCGGATCGGGCCCGACGCCAAGCGCTTCATCGCATGGATCCCCTTCGCCCACGGCTGGATCTACGTCGTGTACCTCATCACGGTCGTCGACCTGTGGAGCAAGATGCGCTGGGCGTTCGGACGCCTCGTCGTCATGGTGCTCGGCGGGGTCGTCCCCGTCATGTCGTTCGTCGTCGAGAAGCGTGTGCACGCTGACGCCGACGCGAAGATCGCGGCGGCCCGAGCGGCGTGA
- a CDS encoding ABC transporter ATP-binding protein has translation MLVIVRPLPLPDPGTPPLTSPLAFLLWQARQQRGVLALSVTCGILTFLSQAVTPFVLGHALDEGLEKGLGRTLLLWALVMLGAGVVQVVAGAFGHRFDVENWLRAAFSTSQLVGDTISRSGDAITEDLATGEVVSTVATDAMRLGELFFNAARLIGSLVAYVGVAVLMLVTSPSLGIVVVVGLPVVAAILGLLVKPLQSRQSAQREASGKLTTLGADTVSGLRILRGIGGEGAFTDRYRQQSQRVREAGVRVATTQSYLDALQVLLPGLFVALVLWMGAQQAVAGTITPGQLVTFYGYATFLTWPMQNLTQSIQITTRAFVAVRKVITVLEVTPAAADAPATSPMPPHGVELRDVVTGVTLSPGRISALVSAHPDTSARIATRMGRFDDSAEAATPVHLGGVPLADLDKDELRRRVVVAEATPHLFSGVLRDELDVRDRATDAQILDALRVADAQDVLDSTPGGLLGELPEKGRSLSGGQRQRVALARALLTEAEHLVLIEPTSAVDAHTEARIADRLVTARAGRSTLVVTASPLVLDRVDEVLVVRDGAVVATGTHRELLEGVGEHHEHYRTIVGRSLGEETPSTVSTPEEVAP, from the coding sequence ATGTTAGTGATCGTGCGCCCCCTCCCCCTCCCGGATCCTGGGACCCCTCCCCTCACCTCACCTCTCGCGTTCCTCCTGTGGCAGGCACGCCAGCAGCGCGGTGTCCTTGCGCTGTCTGTCACCTGCGGCATCCTCACCTTCCTCTCGCAGGCGGTCACTCCCTTCGTGCTGGGCCACGCGCTCGACGAAGGGCTCGAGAAAGGCCTGGGACGCACCCTCCTGCTGTGGGCTCTCGTCATGCTGGGGGCCGGCGTGGTCCAGGTCGTGGCCGGCGCGTTCGGCCACCGCTTCGACGTCGAGAACTGGCTCCGGGCCGCCTTCTCGACGTCGCAGCTCGTCGGCGACACGATCAGTCGCAGCGGCGACGCGATCACCGAAGACCTCGCGACCGGCGAGGTCGTCTCGACGGTCGCCACCGACGCCATGCGCCTCGGCGAGCTCTTCTTCAACGCCGCCCGCCTCATCGGGAGCCTCGTCGCGTACGTCGGCGTGGCCGTCCTCATGCTCGTGACCTCACCGTCGCTCGGGATCGTCGTGGTCGTCGGTCTGCCAGTGGTCGCAGCCATCCTCGGTCTCCTCGTCAAGCCACTGCAGAGCAGGCAGTCGGCGCAGCGAGAGGCCTCGGGAAAGCTGACGACGCTGGGCGCAGACACGGTCTCGGGCCTGCGGATCCTGCGTGGCATCGGAGGCGAGGGCGCGTTCACAGACCGGTACCGGCAGCAGTCGCAGCGTGTCCGCGAGGCCGGCGTCCGGGTCGCGACGACCCAGTCCTACCTCGATGCGCTCCAGGTCCTCCTGCCCGGCCTGTTCGTCGCGCTCGTCCTGTGGATGGGCGCTCAGCAGGCCGTCGCCGGAACCATCACACCCGGCCAGCTCGTGACGTTCTACGGGTACGCGACCTTCCTCACGTGGCCGATGCAGAACCTCACGCAGAGCATCCAGATCACGACGCGCGCCTTCGTCGCGGTCCGCAAGGTCATCACGGTCCTCGAGGTGACCCCGGCGGCCGCCGACGCCCCCGCGACGAGCCCCATGCCCCCGCACGGCGTGGAGCTCCGGGACGTCGTGACGGGCGTCACGCTCTCCCCCGGGAGGATCTCCGCCCTCGTCAGCGCGCACCCCGACACCTCCGCGCGCATCGCCACGCGGATGGGCCGGTTCGACGACTCTGCCGAGGCAGCGACCCCCGTCCACCTCGGTGGGGTGCCGCTCGCCGACCTCGACAAGGACGAGCTCCGGCGCAGGGTCGTCGTCGCCGAGGCGACACCGCACCTGTTCTCCGGGGTGCTCCGCGACGAGCTGGACGTCCGTGACCGGGCGACCGACGCGCAGATCCTCGACGCCCTGCGGGTCGCCGACGCCCAGGACGTCCTCGACTCGACACCGGGCGGTCTCCTCGGCGAGCTCCCGGAGAAAGGACGCTCGCTCTCCGGAGGCCAGCGCCAGCGCGTAGCCCTCGCGCGCGCCCTGCTCACCGAGGCCGAGCATCTCGTCCTCATCGAGCCTACGAGCGCCGTCGACGCACACACCGAGGCCCGGATCGCTGACCGTCTCGTCACGGCCCGAGCAGGACGCTCCACGCTCGTCGTCACCGCGAGCCCGCTCGTCCTCGACCGCGTCGACGAGGTCCTCGTCGTGCGCGACGGCGCGGTCGTCGCGACCGGCACGCACCGAGAGCTCCTCGAGGGCGTCGGCGAGCACCACGAGCACTACCGCACGATCGTCGGGCGCTCGCTCGGCGAGGAGACCCCCTCCACCGTCAGCACACCCGAGGAGGTGGCACCGTGA
- a CDS encoding SURF1 family protein codes for MPEAPGPAPVARRSFGAVARQPRMIALLFVFLAAALVCGRLGVWQLDRAYERGDLAATHAAADEAARLADEEPEGLGVLLPPQTTFPGDLVGRQTWVEGEYDASQQLLVAGRALDGQTGYLVLTPLRVSDDGTEGASWAGLSGAPVLPVVRGWVPTADSAALDPPSGTVRVTGYVQASEATGEGDLPAGQTDEISSAALAGQWGGPIYSGYVVLASSDPAQDEGVSLLPRPQIEGGEGLDLQNLFYALQWWIFGGFAVMLWLRLVRDEARGSAADPDEDPFGALARSAPSTGPTVGGHQA; via the coding sequence GTGCCAGAAGCCCCCGGACCCGCCCCTGTCGCACGGAGGTCGTTCGGAGCCGTCGCGCGCCAGCCCCGCATGATCGCGCTGCTCTTCGTGTTCCTCGCTGCCGCGCTCGTCTGCGGCCGGCTCGGCGTCTGGCAGCTGGATCGCGCGTACGAGCGCGGTGATCTCGCGGCGACGCACGCCGCAGCGGACGAAGCCGCTCGCCTCGCTGACGAGGAGCCCGAAGGGCTCGGAGTCCTCCTCCCGCCCCAGACGACGTTCCCAGGAGACCTCGTCGGACGGCAGACCTGGGTCGAGGGCGAGTACGACGCCTCGCAGCAGCTTCTCGTCGCTGGTCGTGCCCTGGACGGGCAGACCGGTTATCTCGTGCTCACGCCGCTGCGCGTGAGCGACGACGGTACCGAGGGTGCCTCGTGGGCCGGTCTCTCAGGTGCACCGGTGCTCCCGGTCGTGCGTGGATGGGTCCCGACCGCAGACTCGGCCGCGCTCGACCCCCCGTCGGGGACGGTCCGGGTCACGGGATACGTGCAAGCGTCAGAGGCGACCGGAGAGGGCGACCTCCCTGCCGGCCAGACCGATGAGATCAGCTCCGCCGCGCTCGCCGGGCAGTGGGGCGGGCCGATCTATTCCGGATACGTCGTCCTCGCGTCCTCGGACCCCGCCCAGGACGAGGGCGTCAGCCTGCTTCCCCGGCCACAGATCGAGGGTGGCGAGGGGCTCGATCTTCAGAACCTCTTCTACGCGCTGCAGTGGTGGATCTTCGGTGGTTTCGCCGTGATGCTGTGGCTGCGTCTCGTCCGCGACGAGGCGCGTGGGTCCGCAGCCGACCCGGACGAGGACCCCTTCGGAGCCCTCGCCCGGTCTGCGCCGAGCACAGGCCCGACCGTCGGCGGGCACCAGGCCTGA
- a CDS encoding YceI family protein: protein MSKQKWIVTVVVVVTVVLLVIGGTALYAKTQNDQAPDALTLSTAEPTSAASADSGATGTTTDLTGDWTVSDGSAAGYRVAEVLNGQDVTVVGRTPDVSGTVTVDGTDVTTADVTVDMTTITTDSSSRDGKFLSILSTDTFPTATFTLTSPMDVSAIVDGVASVEGTGDLTVAGVTQSVSVAFEAQSTEDGVEVSGSIPVDFADYGVDAPDLGFVKVESSGTVEMLLVLTR from the coding sequence ATGAGCAAGCAGAAGTGGATCGTGACAGTCGTCGTGGTCGTGACCGTCGTCCTCCTCGTCATCGGCGGCACAGCGCTGTACGCGAAGACCCAGAACGACCAGGCCCCGGACGCCCTCACGCTCTCGACCGCCGAACCGACCAGCGCAGCCAGCGCTGACTCCGGTGCGACTGGCACCACGACGGACCTCACCGGCGACTGGACGGTCTCAGACGGTTCAGCGGCGGGCTATCGCGTCGCCGAGGTGCTCAACGGCCAGGACGTCACCGTGGTCGGGCGCACGCCGGACGTGAGCGGCACCGTGACGGTCGACGGGACCGACGTCACGACTGCAGACGTCACTGTCGACATGACGACCATCACCACCGACTCGAGCAGCCGCGACGGCAAGTTCCTCAGCATCCTGTCGACGGACACCTTCCCCACCGCGACGTTCACCCTGACGTCGCCGATGGACGTCTCGGCGATCGTCGACGGTGTCGCGTCGGTCGAGGGAACCGGTGACCTGACCGTCGCTGGGGTCACCCAGAGCGTCAGCGTGGCGTTCGAGGCGCAGAGCACCGAGGACGGCGTCGAGGTCTCGGGCTCGATCCCGGTCGACTTCGCGGACTACGGCGTGGACGCACCCGACCTCGGCTTCGTCAAGGTCGAGAGCTCGGGAACCGTAGAGATGCTCCTCGTCCTCACGCGCTGA